CAGCCCCTCGCGCTCCGCGAACAACGCGCGCGCCGCCGCGAAGCCCACCTCGTCGCCCGCCACGACCGCGACCTCGTCGTACAGTTCGCGGACCGGGTCCACGAGTTCCCGACCGGGCTCCGTCTCGGTGCCCCAGATGTCCCACAGCAGTGTCTCGACCTTGTTCAGGGCCGCGAGATCGAGCCGGACGTTCCCGGCCACGAACCACTCACCGTTGAGCGGCCCCTCCTCCGGCGGGTGCAGGCCGAACGTCCGGGGGTCCGCCTCCCCCGCCCGGATCGCCCGCCACGCCTTGCCCGCGACCAGGAAACGGTCGCGCGGCACGTCCATCGGGTCGAAGTCGATGCTCCACGCGTCGGCGACCAGCGGCTCCGTCAGCTGTGCGTCGGCGAACAGCCAGCCCCGCGCCGGGTCCCAGTACTCGGTGACCACGTGGTCGGCGTGGAATCCGTTCTCGCCGAAGTAGGTGGCGAAGCCCGACCGCAGGCGGGCGGGCACGCCTATGTGGCGCAGGAGCGAG
The DNA window shown above is from Streptomyces akebiae and carries:
- a CDS encoding transglutaminase-like domain-containing protein — protein: MPPVHLAPDVAAFYTGQSAFTDPGDLAPLYADLPRDPARLARVARDLMIHRGEGGTFGHAVAPERLHDDAETRYLDDILRLVVERNDAPLSHRREPGDRFVGVCRDFSLLHCSLLRHIGVPARLRSGFATYFGENGFHADHVVTEYWDPARGWLFADAQLTEPLVADAWSIDFDPMDVPRDRFLVAGKAWRAIRAGEADPRTFGLHPPEEGPLNGEWFVAGNVRLDLAALNKVETLLWDIWGTETEPGRELVDPVRELYDEVAVVAGDEVGFAAARALFAEREGLRTPRTVLSLAPYNGPREVTLR